In one Nicotiana tomentosiformis chromosome 6, ASM39032v3, whole genome shotgun sequence genomic region, the following are encoded:
- the LOC104115017 gene encoding probable F-box protein At1g14315, translating into MTSNTESYSREEIVTDILSRLPVKSLLRFKCVCKSWCDLVKSSSFIRKHCDSPSNHTRPVVCKFGVDYNHDPEPLRAFNFFVLPEKMYAGCVPIHQRLYRCEGVTDFRSISGPVDGLFVLEKGHYLENVRFAWWNPATKECRLIPKFNFELLNSFDDHSRTVGLGLDLVNQDYKLIWMRVFYDDEKNDVYPKVFTAVYSLNNDSWKLIEPDLPHDTHLCVSLNCTYLNGLYYWMSLSKENVYGIRTFDFATELFGETEPPPIPNDHWGTLMLRGGSLAAISCTDVAQPQTSCYDIWARIRENHWIKVFTVNPPITWHWPLGVWEYDKFIYELTETNRMVFYDHTAKQVTNLGFDHFQILSSGFCWSYYYKESLVPVKRKNPTQYDNAEYFFTKYR; encoded by the coding sequence ATGACAAGTAATACGGAGAGTTATTCACGAGAAGAAATTGTAACTGACATTCTATCGAGATTACCTGTGAAATCACTGTTGCGATTCAAATGTGTTTGTAAAAGTTGGTGTGATCTCGTCAAAAGCTCAAGTTTTATCAGAAAGCACTGCGATAGCCCAAGTAATCATACCCGTCCAGTGGTTTGCAAGTTCGGTGTTGACTACAATCATGATCCCGAACCTCTACGGGCTTTTAATTTTTTCGTGCTACCTGAGAAAATGTACGCAGGATGTGTCCCTATACATCAGAGGCTTTATCGTTGCGAAGGCGTAACTGATTTCAGAAGTATTTCTGGTCCAGTTGATGGGTTGTTCGTATTAGAGAAAGGACATTATCTAGAAAATGTTCGGTTTGCTTGGTGGAATCCTGCAACCAAAGAGTGCAGGCTTATTCCCAAGTTTAATTTTGAGCTTCTAAATTCTTTCGACGATCACAGCCGTACAGTGGGATTAGGATTAGACCTAGTGAATCAAGACTATAAACTTATATGGATGCGAGTATTTTACGATGATGAAAAAAACGATGTTTATCCTAAGGTGTTTACTGCTGTCTATTCATTGAACAACGACTCGTGGAAGTTGATAGAGCCTGATTTACCTCACGACACTCACTTATGTGTGTCGCTTAATTGTACTTATTTGAACGGACTTTATTATTGGATGTCCCTTAGCAAGGAGAACGTGTATGGTATTCGAACATTTGATTTTGCAACTGAATTGTTTGGGGAGACAGAACCACCACCAATTCCAAATGATCATTGGGGGACTTTAATGTTACGCGGTGGTTCTCTTGCTGCTATATCTTGTACTGATGTTGCTCAGCCTCAGACGTCGTGTTATGATATATGGGCGAGGATACGAGAGAATCATTGGATCAAAGTGTTTACTGTGAATCCTCCTATAACATGGCATTGGCCTCTCGGGGTATGGGAGTACGATAAGTTTATTTATGAACTTACAGAAACTAACAGGATGGTTTTTTATGACCATACAGCTAAACAAGTTACAAATCTTGGATTTGATCATTTTCAGATTCTAAGCTCTGGCTTCTGTTGGTCTTATTATTATAAGGAGAGCCTAGTTCCTGTAAAGAGAAAAAATCCGACTCAGTACGATAATGCTGAATACTTTTTCACGAAATACCGATAA